One genomic segment of Fervidobacterium pennivorans includes these proteins:
- the clpP gene encoding ATP-dependent Clp endopeptidase proteolytic subunit ClpP — protein MDKEMKKILDQYVPIVIETTGRYERAYDIYSRLLKDRIIFLGSAIDDHVANLVVAQLLFLEAENPDKDIQLYINSPGGLVTAGLAIYDTMQYVKCDVATICIGQAASMAAVLLAAGTKGKRFSLPNSRIMIHQPLGGAEGTAKDVEILTKELLRIKHLINEILSKHTGQPIEKIEKDTDRDFFMSAQEAQEYGIIDKVIMPGER, from the coding sequence ATGGATAAAGAAATGAAAAAAATACTTGACCAATATGTTCCAATAGTTATCGAAACAACCGGTAGATATGAACGTGCTTACGATATTTATTCAAGGTTACTAAAAGATAGGATTATATTCCTTGGTAGCGCTATAGACGACCATGTAGCGAATTTGGTTGTAGCACAATTATTATTCTTGGAGGCAGAGAACCCAGACAAAGATATACAACTTTACATCAACTCACCGGGAGGCTTAGTAACAGCTGGGCTTGCAATATACGATACGATGCAATATGTAAAATGTGATGTTGCAACTATCTGTATTGGTCAGGCGGCATCGATGGCTGCGGTGCTTTTGGCGGCGGGTACAAAAGGAAAGAGATTTTCGCTTCCAAATAGTCGTATAATGATTCACCAACCACTCGGTGGTGCTGAGGGAACTGCCAAGGATGTAGAAATACTGACAAAAGAGCTTTTAAGAATTAAACATCTCATAAACGAAATTCTCAGCAAACACACTGGACAACCCATAGAAAAGATAGAAAAAGACACCGATAGAGATTTCTTCATGAGTGCACAAGAGGCACAGGAATATGGTATAATAGACAAGGTGATTATGCCTGGAGAAAGATAG
- the lspA gene encoding signal peptidase II, giving the protein MFWIVLSLTLDQITKHLATLYLRFGEIKNLFGFFHFTYATNRGIAFGLFPGVKEAVIYLTLLIIVITSLVPLLFKVSKLTEMFIGFIVGGALGNLVDRIRYGYVVDFLTFDYWPTIINVADIFIFIGSIGIMIQMLIAESKAKKQIEK; this is encoded by the coding sequence ATGTTCTGGATAGTTCTTTCACTAACGTTGGACCAGATTACAAAACATTTAGCGACGTTATACCTTCGTTTTGGAGAGATAAAAAACCTATTTGGATTCTTCCATTTTACGTATGCAACTAACAGGGGAATTGCTTTTGGACTGTTTCCAGGAGTCAAAGAAGCGGTTATTTACCTCACCTTGCTAATTATTGTTATCACTTCCTTGGTGCCTTTGCTGTTCAAAGTTAGCAAGCTGACAGAGATGTTTATTGGTTTCATCGTTGGTGGAGCCTTAGGAAACTTGGTTGACCGTATAAGATACGGTTATGTTGTTGACTTCCTTACGTTCGACTACTGGCCGACGATAATAAACGTTGCGGACATCTTTATCTTCATTGGTAGCATAGGGATTATGATTCAAATGCTTATCGCTGAATCGAAAGCCAAGAAACAAATAGAAAAATGA
- a CDS encoding trigger factor → MEVKEVSKDKNMIIREYLFDKNDIAKLEDKAVAELNRKNYHIEGFRPGRVPKEVYKLRLKDAFYEIYVANEAIKEIENRLDKEELQLLLPPVIADAKFSAENGKVVVELHTEPEVKFEPTKLKLRKAKEEEVLDGYVDMRVKYIIEENAILEPKDGQAEEGDLVKVKETVMLGEKKLRDAEEREYVLSKDDEREVVKQLFGRKKGDVVKFERTFEKGDDKIVYKYILEVEEVYKRILPEFTDEFVKSLAIENVETTEQLKEKFRTEGKEIYDRELAESYRAQIIAQIPEITEIEISEKTIERAVENIIDNLKEDGKYESYVQNYGSEEKLIEELRNYYLNMIKKDLVVKKIAEENNIKVDTEDIKTYAERVSVEWGVSPDRAEAIIKSRQDIRNEVVMEIVESKVAKILAEKAQIEEVSFKEQENK, encoded by the coding sequence ATGGAAGTCAAAGAAGTTTCAAAAGATAAGAACATGATAATACGTGAATACCTTTTCGACAAAAATGATATAGCAAAATTGGAAGACAAAGCGGTTGCTGAATTGAATAGAAAAAACTACCACATAGAAGGTTTCAGACCCGGAAGGGTCCCAAAGGAAGTTTACAAGCTAAGATTAAAAGATGCCTTCTATGAAATCTACGTCGCAAACGAGGCAATTAAAGAAATAGAGAATAGACTTGACAAAGAAGAACTTCAACTGCTCCTCCCACCAGTAATTGCAGATGCCAAGTTCTCTGCCGAAAATGGAAAAGTTGTTGTTGAACTCCATACAGAACCAGAGGTTAAGTTTGAGCCCACAAAACTCAAATTGAGAAAGGCAAAAGAAGAAGAAGTCCTCGATGGTTACGTAGATATGAGGGTAAAATATATCATAGAGGAAAATGCCATACTTGAGCCAAAAGATGGACAGGCTGAGGAAGGCGACCTGGTCAAAGTAAAAGAAACAGTTATGCTCGGAGAAAAGAAACTCAGAGATGCAGAAGAAAGAGAATACGTTCTTTCGAAGGATGATGAAAGAGAAGTTGTAAAGCAACTCTTTGGTAGGAAAAAAGGCGATGTTGTAAAATTCGAAAGAACTTTCGAAAAAGGCGATGACAAAATTGTTTACAAATACATCCTTGAGGTAGAGGAAGTTTACAAGAGAATTCTTCCAGAGTTTACAGACGAGTTCGTAAAATCCTTAGCAATCGAGAATGTAGAAACAACTGAGCAACTCAAAGAAAAGTTCAGAACCGAAGGCAAGGAGATATACGATAGAGAATTAGCGGAATCCTACCGTGCACAAATAATAGCTCAAATTCCGGAAATTACTGAGATAGAAATCAGTGAGAAGACAATAGAAAGGGCTGTTGAGAACATCATAGATAATCTAAAAGAAGACGGAAAATACGAATCATATGTTCAGAACTACGGCAGTGAGGAGAAGCTTATCGAAGAGCTCAGAAATTACTATTTGAATATGATAAAGAAAGATTTAGTTGTAAAGAAAATTGCTGAAGAGAACAATATCAAAGTCGATACGGAAGATATAAAAACTTATGCAGAAAGAGTTTCAGTTGAATGGGGAGTAAGTCCCGACAGAGCGGAAGCGATAATTAAGAGCAGACAGGATATAAGAAACGAAGTAGTTATGGAGATAGTAGAGTCAAAGGTTGCAAAAATCCTTGCAGAAAAAGCACAAATAGAGGAAGTATCATTTAAAGAGCAAGAAAATAAGTAA
- the map gene encoding type I methionyl aminopeptidase produces the protein MIRIKTKQEIEKMRVAGRAVAAVLEEAKKIVFEGATALDIEMMAEKVIKEHRCKPAFKGYGGYPYITTVSVNKEVIHGFPLKSKVFKKGDIVSVDVGAIYEGYYGDGAATFIVGVTDETGQKLVEVTKQSLMRAIELIKPGMRLGDLSYEIQSYVESHGFNVVRDFVGHGIGKQLHEDPQVPNYGKPGTGLVLKAGMTLAIEPMVTEGGWHVVVLEDGWTVVTVDGKRAAHFEHTVVITENGCEVLTTL, from the coding sequence ATGATAAGAATTAAGACCAAACAAGAGATAGAAAAAATGAGAGTCGCAGGACGTGCAGTTGCTGCTGTTCTCGAAGAAGCAAAGAAGATAGTATTTGAGGGAGCAACTGCACTTGATATAGAAATGATGGCAGAAAAGGTTATCAAAGAACATCGTTGTAAACCAGCTTTTAAAGGCTACGGAGGATATCCCTACATTACGACTGTTTCAGTAAACAAAGAGGTTATACACGGGTTTCCTTTGAAAAGTAAAGTTTTCAAAAAAGGTGACATTGTTTCGGTAGATGTTGGGGCAATATACGAAGGATACTATGGAGACGGTGCTGCTACGTTTATTGTAGGTGTAACAGATGAAACTGGGCAAAAGCTTGTTGAAGTTACTAAACAATCCCTGATGCGTGCGATAGAATTAATAAAACCAGGAATGAGGTTGGGAGATTTATCTTACGAAATACAAAGCTATGTGGAAAGCCATGGATTCAACGTTGTTAGGGACTTTGTTGGTCATGGCATAGGAAAACAGCTCCACGAAGACCCACAAGTTCCAAACTATGGTAAACCGGGAACGGGTTTAGTTTTAAAGGCGGGAATGACACTTGCTATAGAACCTATGGTTACTGAAGGCGGCTGGCACGTAGTTGTTTTGGAAGATGGTTGGACGGTAGTTACCGTTGATGGTAAACGAGCGGCACATTTTGAACACACTGTTGTGATTACCGAGAACGGCTGTGAGGTATTGACAACTCTGTAA
- a CDS encoding YebC/PmpR family DNA-binding transcriptional regulator encodes MSGHNKWANIKHRKAAQDAKRSKIFTKIIREIIVAAREGGGNPETNPRLRAVLEKAREANMPKDTIERSIKKGTGELEGEKYEEVIYEAYAPGGVALYILALTDNKNRTAQELRHILSKNGGSLAESGSVAWIFERKGVVEIPREKIADMDEFTLLAIDAGAEDIEEGDPVLVYTAPENLTTLRENLAKNGFEGTAKITYKPKNSVKVSGSDAEKVLKLIDALEDNDDVQEVFGNFDIDDAELEAIMAKLEG; translated from the coding sequence ATGTCAGGTCACAATAAGTGGGCAAACATTAAGCACAGGAAGGCTGCCCAGGATGCGAAGAGGTCTAAGATATTTACGAAGATTATCAGGGAAATCATTGTTGCTGCAAGAGAAGGTGGCGGAAATCCAGAAACAAACCCAAGACTAAGAGCAGTTCTTGAAAAAGCAAGAGAAGCAAACATGCCAAAAGATACAATTGAAAGATCCATTAAGAAAGGTACCGGAGAGTTAGAAGGTGAAAAGTACGAAGAAGTTATCTACGAAGCATACGCGCCAGGTGGAGTTGCACTTTACATATTAGCTTTGACAGATAACAAAAATAGGACCGCTCAAGAATTGAGACACATACTCAGCAAAAATGGTGGTTCACTTGCAGAAAGCGGTTCCGTTGCTTGGATATTTGAAAGAAAAGGTGTTGTAGAAATTCCCAGAGAAAAAATAGCTGATATGGATGAGTTTACATTGTTGGCTATTGATGCTGGTGCGGAAGACATTGAAGAGGGAGACCCAGTTCTTGTTTACACTGCTCCTGAAAACTTGACGACATTGAGAGAAAATCTAGCAAAGAACGGTTTCGAAGGAACTGCGAAAATCACGTACAAGCCAAAGAACAGTGTCAAAGTCAGCGGTTCTGATGCGGAAAAAGTGCTGAAACTTATAGATGCACTTGAAGATAACGACGATGTTCAAGAAGTATTTGGCAACTTCGACATCGATGATGCAGAACTTGAAGCGATAATGGCAAAATTGGAAGGGTAA
- a CDS encoding DNA-directed RNA polymerase subunit alpha yields the protein MLQTFGRKFRLEEQAEYEDHYYAKYSMSPLEKGYAVTIGNTLRRVLLSSIPSFAITDVRFVKPEKYHEFDTIEGVKEDIMDILLNLKKVQLRVEAYVESPVKLIIEKKGPAILTAKDIQCPAGVVVVNPNHYIATLNEDADIEVELYATFGKGFVPASERNERPEIGWIVMDGVYSPVLKVNWLVENVRVDKRTDFEKLILEIWTKKSIKPAEALKHSLKIILEHFSFIEQSLSDVEELPIPAYQETYSVVEESVSTEDVASKKIEELELSARSLNCLKRDKIETIGDLLERTEEDLLKIKNFGVKSLEEVKEKLKEKFGLSLRKGDK from the coding sequence ATGCTTCAAACCTTTGGAAGGAAGTTCAGACTCGAAGAGCAAGCGGAATACGAAGACCATTACTACGCGAAGTACTCCATGTCGCCGCTTGAAAAGGGTTACGCAGTCACGATAGGAAATACGTTGAGAAGGGTTCTGCTCTCTTCGATTCCCAGTTTTGCAATCACGGATGTCAGGTTCGTAAAGCCTGAGAAGTACCACGAGTTTGATACAATAGAAGGTGTTAAAGAAGATATAATGGATATCTTGTTAAATTTGAAAAAGGTCCAGCTGCGCGTAGAGGCATACGTTGAATCACCCGTTAAGCTAATTATTGAAAAGAAAGGACCAGCTATATTAACAGCAAAAGATATCCAATGCCCAGCTGGAGTCGTGGTGGTAAATCCAAATCATTACATAGCCACGCTTAACGAAGATGCAGATATTGAAGTTGAACTCTATGCAACATTTGGAAAGGGTTTTGTGCCAGCAAGTGAAAGAAATGAAAGACCAGAAATTGGCTGGATCGTCATGGATGGTGTTTACAGCCCCGTTTTGAAAGTGAATTGGCTTGTGGAAAACGTGCGTGTTGACAAAAGAACAGACTTTGAAAAATTGATACTCGAAATCTGGACGAAAAAGAGCATTAAACCAGCTGAGGCGTTGAAACATTCATTAAAAATCATACTGGAGCACTTCAGCTTCATTGAACAAAGTCTCAGTGACGTTGAAGAACTGCCTATTCCAGCGTATCAAGAAACGTATTCCGTAGTTGAAGAAAGCGTATCCACAGAAGATGTTGCTTCAAAGAAAATAGAAGAGCTTGAACTCTCCGCAAGGTCACTGAACTGCTTGAAAAGAGACAAAATAGAAACGATAGGTGACCTGCTTGAAAGAACAGAGGAAGATTTGCTCAAAATCAAGAATTTTGGAGTTAAATCACTTGAAGAAGTGAAGGAAAAGCTCAAAGAAAAATTTGGTCTTTCGCTAAGAAAGGGGGACAAATGA
- the rpmJ gene encoding 50S ribosomal protein L36 produces MKVKASVGKRCEYCKIIRRKGRVYVICKVNPKHNQRQG; encoded by the coding sequence ATGAAGGTGAAAGCATCCGTTGGAAAAAGATGCGAGTACTGTAAGATTATCAGAAGAAAAGGAAGAGTTTATGTTATTTGTAAGGTAAACCCCAAACACAACCAAAGACAGGGATAA
- a CDS encoding CheR family methyltransferase has protein sequence MSLDDFKEKKFAWISNFQSGDIQELPWDQFEWFVEKIKETMGLDLSGYKPERMKRRIEMLIRKYNCKSYKEYLDLISKDTKKRDEFLDKLTINVTEFFRNPEKWEELKKVFLPQLLQESGPRFKAWSAGCSSGEEPYSLAILLEELKAPPTAKILATDIDIGVLTRAQIGEYEQRSMASTPPEYIKKYFIVRDGKYIVKPNVKARVQFKRHNLLQDPFEKGFDLILCRNVVIYFEMEAKEQLYKKFAESLRVGGLLFVGNTERIFNYRNLGLEVASPFIYKKVK, from the coding sequence ATGTCGTTGGACGACTTCAAGGAAAAGAAGTTCGCTTGGATTTCGAATTTCCAATCTGGTGATATTCAAGAGCTTCCTTGGGACCAATTCGAATGGTTTGTTGAAAAAATAAAAGAGACTATGGGATTAGACCTTTCCGGATACAAACCGGAAAGGATGAAAAGGCGCATAGAGATGCTTATAAGAAAATACAATTGCAAAAGCTATAAAGAATACTTAGACCTTATTTCAAAAGACACCAAAAAGCGTGATGAGTTCTTAGATAAGCTCACTATCAATGTCACAGAGTTCTTCAGAAATCCAGAAAAATGGGAAGAGCTCAAAAAGGTATTTCTTCCACAACTTCTCCAAGAAAGTGGACCAAGGTTTAAAGCTTGGAGTGCTGGGTGTTCTTCGGGAGAAGAGCCATACTCGTTAGCGATACTACTTGAAGAGCTCAAAGCGCCTCCAACAGCTAAAATTTTAGCTACCGACATAGATATTGGCGTACTCACAAGAGCACAGATAGGTGAGTATGAACAGCGCTCAATGGCTAGCACACCACCTGAATACATCAAAAAATACTTCATCGTTCGAGATGGAAAATACATAGTAAAGCCAAATGTAAAAGCACGTGTCCAGTTTAAAAGGCACAACCTACTGCAAGACCCGTTTGAAAAGGGCTTTGACTTAATATTGTGCCGCAATGTTGTTATTTACTTTGAGATGGAAGCAAAAGAACAACTTTACAAAAAGTTCGCTGAAAGTCTTCGCGTTGGTGGGTTACTCTTTGTAGGAAACACGGAAAGAATATTCAACTACAGAAACCTTGGATTAGAAGTTGCTTCACCGTTTATCTATAAGAAGGTCAAGTAA
- the infA gene encoding translation initiation factor IF-1 gives MKNKEDVIRMEGTIVEALPNAMFRVQLDNGFKVLAHVSGKMRKNFIRLVPGDRVVVELTVYDLTRGRIVYRKKIDAKGEEEILDDEE, from the coding sequence CTGAAAAACAAGGAAGACGTCATACGAATGGAAGGAACAATAGTTGAAGCACTACCTAACGCTATGTTCAGAGTACAACTCGACAACGGGTTCAAAGTATTAGCACACGTATCCGGAAAAATGCGAAAAAACTTCATCAGACTTGTACCAGGAGACCGTGTAGTTGTCGAGCTAACAGTTTACGACCTTACACGTGGTCGGATAGTCTATCGAAAGAAGATAGACGCTAAAGGCGAAGAAGAGATACTTGATGACGAAGAATAA
- a CDS encoding RluA family pseudouridine synthase, translating into MDIQVTNREDGWRLDKFVMEKTPDWISRTFIQKAIKNGEVLVNGTLKKPSYKVKSGDTITLMVPQKPQIPEILPENIPLDIIYEDRDILVINKQPGIITHPIPSHTSGTIVNAVLYHCKDLQGVGGVLRPGIVHRLDKDTSGVMVIAKNDLAHQSLTKQFKDRVTEKLYVCLVKGVPEKNEGDIDVSIARNPVLRVKMTVTQSTYGKPALTHYKVIRKFGNLASLVFAWPKTGRTHQIRVHMKYIGHPLMGDEVYGKAKEDEKFDIHRQMLHALSLSFFHPRTGERVKFIARLPEDFARAIKNIQDFLEAKP; encoded by the coding sequence ATGGATATACAGGTAACGAACAGGGAAGATGGCTGGCGCCTGGACAAATTCGTCATGGAAAAGACTCCAGACTGGATTTCAAGAACATTCATCCAGAAAGCAATAAAGAATGGCGAGGTTCTGGTGAATGGAACTTTGAAGAAGCCGAGCTACAAGGTGAAGTCTGGGGATACAATTACCTTGATGGTACCTCAGAAGCCCCAGATTCCGGAAATCCTGCCTGAGAACATACCGCTGGACATAATATACGAAGACCGTGATATATTGGTAATCAACAAACAACCAGGAATAATAACCCACCCCATTCCATCCCACACCTCGGGAACCATTGTCAACGCAGTCTTGTATCATTGTAAAGATTTACAAGGTGTTGGCGGGGTGCTGAGACCTGGTATTGTCCATAGGCTTGATAAAGATACAAGTGGTGTGATGGTAATTGCAAAGAATGACTTAGCACATCAATCGCTCACTAAACAGTTCAAAGACAGGGTCACAGAAAAACTGTATGTATGCTTAGTTAAAGGTGTGCCTGAAAAAAACGAAGGAGATATCGATGTAAGCATCGCCAGAAATCCTGTGCTCAGAGTTAAGATGACAGTAACTCAGAGTACATATGGCAAACCAGCACTCACACATTACAAAGTCATAAGAAAGTTTGGGAACTTGGCTTCCTTAGTTTTTGCGTGGCCCAAAACTGGAAGAACGCACCAGATTAGGGTTCATATGAAATACATCGGTCATCCACTTATGGGTGATGAAGTTTACGGAAAAGCTAAAGAAGATGAGAAATTTGATATTCACAGACAGATGCTCCATGCACTCAGCCTTTCATTTTTCCATCCAAGAACTGGTGAACGTGTAAAATTCATAGCAAGACTACCAGAAGATTTTGCCAGAGCGATAAAAAACATCCAAGATTTCTTGGAGGCAAAACCATAA
- the rpsK gene encoding 30S ribosomal protein S11 — protein sequence MAKGRTRAKAKKKVTVDHGVVHIKSTYNNTIVTLTDPNGNVLTWGSGGTAGFEGTRKGTPYAAQLAADKVAKEALKMGIKRVDVIVKGPGAGRETAIRTLQAAGLEIENIRDATPIPFNGCRPPKRRRV from the coding sequence ATGGCGAAAGGTCGAACAAGAGCAAAAGCTAAGAAAAAGGTAACCGTTGACCACGGTGTAGTTCACATCAAGTCTACGTACAATAACACAATAGTCACATTAACAGACCCCAACGGAAACGTTTTAACATGGGGTAGCGGTGGCACAGCAGGTTTTGAAGGAACAAGAAAAGGGACACCATACGCAGCTCAACTTGCAGCTGATAAGGTAGCAAAAGAAGCTCTCAAGATGGGAATTAAGAGGGTCGATGTTATCGTCAAAGGACCTGGTGCAGGTAGAGAAACAGCTATCAGAACACTCCAAGCAGCAGGACTGGAAATTGAAAACATAAGAGATGCCACACCAATTCCATTCAACGGATGTAGACCACCGAAAAGAAGAAGAGTCTAA
- the rplQ gene encoding 50S ribosomal protein L17, which produces MRHRMKRNKINRYGSHRTSLMRNLAKEIIEHGTIMTTTVKAKVGKTYIEKLITKAVKAYKIKDENKAESVALRRQIFAELGDRRLVNKLVDEIAPKYASRNGGYTRVIKVGQRRGDGAELSVLQLVEE; this is translated from the coding sequence ATGAGACATCGAATGAAGAGAAACAAAATCAATAGATACGGTTCTCACAGAACATCTCTCATGAGAAACCTTGCAAAAGAAATAATCGAGCACGGAACAATTATGACAACAACAGTGAAAGCAAAAGTTGGAAAGACATACATAGAAAAACTTATAACAAAGGCAGTAAAGGCATACAAAATTAAAGATGAAAACAAAGCAGAAAGCGTTGCTCTCAGAAGACAGATATTTGCAGAACTTGGTGACAGAAGACTTGTGAACAAACTTGTCGATGAAATAGCACCAAAATACGCTTCCAGAAACGGAGGTTACACAAGAGTTATTAAGGTTGGTCAAAGAAGAGGCGACGGAGCAGAACTTTCCGTGCTTCAGCTTGTTGAAGAATAA
- the rpsM gene encoding 30S ribosomal protein S13, giving the protein MARIVGVEIPSNKKVHIALRYIYGIGPTRALEICKNTGVDPEKRVKDLTEDEISKISSFIQQNYKVEGELRTEIMRNIKRLIDIGCYRGLRHKLGLPVRGQRTRSNARTRKGPRPSRIKKKGK; this is encoded by the coding sequence ATGGCTCGTATCGTTGGTGTTGAAATACCGAGCAACAAAAAGGTTCACATCGCACTTAGATATATATACGGGATAGGACCGACCAGGGCACTTGAAATATGCAAGAACACAGGTGTGGATCCAGAAAAGAGAGTTAAAGACCTTACAGAAGACGAAATCAGCAAGATTTCATCTTTCATTCAGCAGAACTACAAGGTCGAAGGTGAATTGAGAACAGAAATTATGAGAAATATCAAGAGGCTTATAGATATCGGATGTTACCGCGGCTTAAGGCACAAACTGGGGCTCCCAGTAAGAGGTCAAAGAACCAGGTCAAATGCAAGGACACGAAAAGGTCCAAGACCAAGCAGGATTAAGAAAAAAGGTAAATAA
- the rpsD gene encoding 30S ribosomal protein S4 translates to MARYTGALCRLCRREGMKLYLKGERCFSEKCPFDKRPFAPGQHGREKKKLTQYGLQLRAKQTMKRIYGVLEKQFRIYYERAAKQAGDTRENLVAQVERRLDNVVYRLGFAINRRTARQLVSHGHILVNGKKVDIPSYQVRPGDVISIKESSRGIQPIKQALELNKGRAVAPWLEVDYDQFTGKYVRNPKLEEVTDLPVNVQAIVEFYSR, encoded by the coding sequence ATGGCACGATATACAGGTGCTCTTTGCAGGCTTTGTAGAAGAGAAGGAATGAAGCTTTATTTGAAAGGCGAAAGGTGTTTCAGTGAAAAATGTCCTTTTGACAAAAGACCTTTTGCACCCGGGCAACACGGTAGGGAAAAGAAGAAGTTGACACAATACGGTTTGCAATTAAGGGCAAAGCAAACGATGAAGAGGATATACGGTGTGCTTGAAAAGCAGTTCAGAATCTACTACGAAAGAGCTGCAAAACAAGCGGGCGATACCCGTGAAAACTTGGTTGCACAAGTTGAAAGAAGACTTGATAACGTGGTATATAGACTTGGATTTGCCATCAACAGGAGAACTGCAAGGCAACTTGTTTCCCACGGTCATATTCTTGTAAACGGCAAAAAGGTTGACATACCATCATATCAGGTAAGACCTGGCGATGTTATTTCCATAAAAGAAAGCAGTAGAGGAATTCAACCGATAAAGCAAGCGCTCGAACTTAACAAAGGTAGAGCAGTTGCTCCATGGCTTGAGGTGGATTACGACCAATTCACAGGAAAATACGTCAGGAATCCAAAACTCGAAGAAGTTACAGACCTTCCAGTCAATGTTCAGGCTATCGTTGAATTCTACTCGAGGTGA
- a CDS encoding response regulator: MERTKVMIVDDSKTVHAELSSILSELIWNGKDLDIEHTYGYEEFKKIFVPEKYALVITDLVMESDDAGIKVINHIRHTCNDKKTRIILMTANPEKIPTDLLTRDYDINAYIEKESLSPFSTKLTVLSLLKTYQDITSLEQAIVTLENVAANASEMSLPELLINTFLQVRTFLCLKLPDIKLTGEIFVNNERIFPPKFMNSEHLEYRYDFHTKVQKDNILFVVYSPKQLNSLETSYIRSLLKNLQTSLISTKRSDIEEEFVIMLSKVIEARSADTGDHVNRVAELSCYLAEYLGFSSSDAKLIKKASALHDIGKVGVPDYILNKPGKLDEKEFSIIKEHTLIGFEILRNSTLNIFEIGAVVALEHHERWDGSGYPYGLQGEEIAVEARIVQVADVFEALTHDRCYRPAWSVEKAVEYMNDMKGRQFDPMVIDAFNKHLKDMIAIVKSNYSEEV, encoded by the coding sequence ATGGAAAGAACAAAAGTTATGATTGTTGATGATTCCAAAACAGTCCATGCAGAACTTTCATCAATATTAAGCGAGCTCATTTGGAATGGTAAAGATTTAGATATTGAACACACTTACGGATACGAGGAGTTCAAAAAAATCTTTGTCCCCGAAAAATACGCGCTTGTGATAACCGATTTAGTAATGGAGAGCGATGACGCGGGAATTAAAGTTATAAACCACATCAGACACACGTGCAATGATAAAAAAACGAGGATAATCTTGATGACTGCGAATCCTGAGAAAATTCCAACTGATTTGCTTACAAGAGACTACGATATAAATGCTTATATAGAGAAGGAAAGTCTTTCCCCATTTTCAACAAAACTCACAGTTTTGTCGCTTCTCAAAACTTACCAAGATATAACGTCACTTGAACAAGCAATCGTTACCTTAGAAAATGTTGCAGCAAACGCTTCCGAAATGAGTCTTCCAGAGCTGCTTATAAATACCTTTCTCCAGGTGCGCACGTTTTTGTGCTTAAAACTTCCGGATATTAAACTCACCGGAGAAATCTTCGTGAACAACGAGCGTATTTTCCCACCAAAGTTTATGAACAGCGAACATTTGGAATATAGATACGATTTTCACACAAAAGTTCAAAAGGACAATATTCTTTTTGTGGTCTATTCACCAAAACAACTGAACTCACTTGAAACATCATACATAAGAAGCCTTTTGAAAAACCTTCAAACGTCCCTTATTTCCACAAAACGTTCAGATATTGAGGAAGAATTTGTTATCATGCTTTCTAAAGTTATTGAGGCAAGATCAGCAGACACCGGAGACCATGTGAATCGCGTTGCCGAACTATCTTGTTATTTGGCAGAATACCTCGGTTTTAGCTCCAGTGATGCAAAGTTAATCAAGAAAGCCTCAGCATTACACGACATTGGAAAAGTCGGAGTGCCTGATTACATATTAAACAAACCGGGGAAACTCGATGAGAAGGAATTTTCAATTATAAAAGAGCATACCTTAATCGGTTTCGAAATTCTTAGGAATTCTACGTTAAACATCTTTGAGATAGGTGCGGTCGTCGCTCTGGAACACCACGAAAGGTGGGACGGAAGTGGCTATCCCTATGGCCTTCAAGGCGAGGAGATAGCAGTAGAAGCACGAATAGTTCAAGTCGCCGATGTTTTTGAAGCTTTAACACACGATAGGTGCTATCGTCCCGCCTGGTCCGTTGAAAAGGCAGTTGAATACATGAACGATATGAAAGGCAGGCAATTCGACCCAATGGTGATTGATGCGTTCAACAAACACTTAAAAGACATGATTGCTATAGTGAAATCCAACTATAGCGAAGAAGTTTGA